The region GGGCGAGGAGGCCGCCGAACGTGAGCAGCGTGCGCACGATGAGCGGCCCGACCGGGTCGTCGTGCGCCGCGACCGGACCGCTGGCGGCGAGCAGCCCGGCGAGCGCCGTCCGGCTCCGCGCGAGCGCCGCCGGGGCGCCCCACGAGGCGAGCGCGAGCGCGGCGAGCAGGACCGCCACCGGCGCCACCTCGGGCGAGAGCGCCACCTGGCCGTGCTTGCGAGCCTCCTCGCGCCGGCGTGGAGTGGCTCTCTCTGTCCGGTCGCCGGCCTCAGGCATGCGCGAGTCCCACGAGGCCTCTGACCAGGCCGGCGAGCGCCGGCTCGAGCTCGGTGAAGCGCGCGGCGAGGAGGCGGATGGTGAACGGCAGCGAAGCGCCGAGCACGAGGAGTCCCACGCCGACGTTCACCGGGAAGCCGACGACGAACACGTTCAGCTGCGGGATCGTCCGCGCCAGCACGCCGAGGGCGCCGTTGGTGAGGAGGAGGACGATCAGGACGGGCGCGGCGATGCGCGCGCCGAGCACGAAGAGGCTGCCGGCCAGCTCGATCGCGCGGCCCACACCCGCCGCCGCGAGGCCCACCGCCCCGGGCGGGGCGGTCCGGAAGCTCTCGAGCAGCGCGCGGATCAGCAGGTGATGCGCGTCGAGCACGAGGAAGGCGAGCAGCGTCATCAGCTGCTGCCACTGGGCGATGATCGTCACCTGCGCATGCGACTGCGGGTCGATCAGGTTGGCGATGCCGAAGCCCATCTGGATGCCGGTGAGCTGGCCGCCGAGCTGCACGCCGGCGAAGATGAACTGGGCGACGAGGCCGAGGAGCACGCCGAGCGCCGACTCGGCGGCGAGCATGCCGCCGAGCGACCAGAGATCGGCTGGCGGCGTGAACGGGGCGGCCCCCACGGCCGGCACCAGCGCCGCGGCGAGGATCGCGGCCAGCGCCACGCGCACGCGCACCGGCACCAGGAGGTGGCCGAGCACGGGCGCGGCGAGCACGAGGCCCGCGACGCGCGCGAGGACGAGGAGCCAGAGGGTCGGGTCGGGCACCGTCATGGTCAGCGCACGTAGTCGGGCAGGCTCTGGAAGAGCGTCGTGGTGAAGGTGATGAGACGGGCGAGCATCCACGGGCCGAAGAGCACCAGCGCGGCCGCCGTCGCGACGATCTTCGGGATGAAGGTGAGCGTGATCTCGTTGATCTGGGTGAGCGCCTGGAAGATGCTGACGCCGAGGCCGGCGACGAGCCCGAAGAGCAGGACGGGCCCGGCGAGCGCGAGGGTCAGCTCGAGCGCGCTGCGGCCGACGGCGATGACAGTCTCGACGGTCATCGGAAACTCTGCACCAGCGAGCCGGTCAGCACGTTCCAGCCGTCGACCAGGACGAAGAGCATCAGCTTGAACGGCAGCGAGATGAGGACGGGCGGCAGGGTGATCATGCCCATCGAGGTCAGGACCGACGCGACCACCATGTCGAGGATCAGGAACGGCACGTAGATGAGGAAGCCCATCTGGAAGGCCGTCTTCAGCTCCGAGATGAGGAACGCGGGCAGCAGCGCCTGCGGCGGGACGTCGTCGGGGTTCTGGGGGCGCGCCGCGCCCGTCGCGCCGACGAAGAGCGCCAGGTCCTTCTCGCGCGTCTGGCGGAGCATGAAGCGGCGGAGCGGGTCGTAGGCGCGCCCGAGCGCCTCGGTGTCGGCGATCTCGGCGCGCTGCCAGGGCGCCAGCGCCTTCTCCTGCATCTCGCGCAGCGTCGGCAGCATCACGAAGAAGGTGAGGAAGAGCGCGAGCGACACGATCACCTGGTTCGGCGGCATGCTCTGCGTGCCGACCGCCTGGCGGAGGAAGGAGAGCACGATCACGATGCGCACGAAGGCGGTGAGCGTGATCAGGATCGCCGGCGCCAGCGAGAGCAGCGTGAGCAGCGCGACGATCTGGACCGACGTCGAGGCGTGCTCGCCGCCGATCTGGAGCGAGATCGCGGGGAAGTTCACGCCTGCTCCCCGCCGTCCTTGGTGCCGCCGCGCGTGCCGCCGAGACGCGCGACCAGCGAGACCTGGTCGCCCGCGAGCCCGAGGAGGAGGCGCTCGCCGTCCACCTCGACGAGGGTGAGGAAGCGCTTCGCCCCGAGGTAGCGGCTGGTCACGAGCTGGATGCGCGCCGCACCGGACTCGCCGCCGTGCACGCCGCGGAAGACCCTCCGGATGAGCTCCCTCACTTGAGCCCCGCCAGCCGCTCCGACGGGCTGATCACGTCGGTCAGCCGCACGCCGAACTTGTCGTTCACCATCACCGCCTCGCCGCGCGCGATCGGCTTCCCGTTGACCAGCACGTCGAGCGGCTCGCCGGCGAGCTTGGCGAGCTCGATCACGGAGCCCGCGCCGAGCTGGAGCAGCGTCCGCAGCGGCAGCCGCGTCCGTCCGATCTCCACGGTCACCTCGAGCGGGATGTCGAGCAGCAGCTCGAAGTTCCTCGGTGTCTCGCCCGTCTCCGTGCCCATCTCGTCCGCCATGCCTTCCGCCCCCCTTGGCCTGGGTTAGATCCGGCCGGTCACCCGGACCGCGTTGCTGCCGCTCGCCACGCCCGGCGCTCCCAGGAACCGTGCCCGTCCCGCGACGCGCACCACGACGGGCCCTTCCCGGCCGGTGCGGAGCGGGATCAG is a window of Deltaproteobacteria bacterium DNA encoding:
- the fliR gene encoding flagellar biosynthetic protein FliR, which produces MTVPDPTLWLLVLARVAGLVLAAPVLGHLLVPVRVRVALAAILAAALVPAVGAAPFTPPADLWSLGGMLAAESALGVLLGLVAQFIFAGVQLGGQLTGIQMGFGIANLIDPQSHAQVTIIAQWQQLMTLLAFLVLDAHHLLIRALLESFRTAPPGAVGLAAAGVGRAIELAGSLFVLGARIAAPVLIVLLLTNGALGVLARTIPQLNVFVVGFPVNVGVGLLVLGASLPFTIRLLAARFTELEPALAGLVRGLVGLAHA
- the fliQ gene encoding flagellar biosynthesis protein FliQ, whose protein sequence is MTVETVIAVGRSALELTLALAGPVLLFGLVAGLGVSIFQALTQINEITLTFIPKIVATAAALVLFGPWMLARLITFTTTLFQSLPDYVR
- the fliP gene encoding flagellar type III secretion system pore protein FliP (The bacterial flagellar biogenesis protein FliP forms a type III secretion system (T3SS)-type pore required for flagellar assembly.), yielding MNFPAISLQIGGEHASTSVQIVALLTLLSLAPAILITLTAFVRIVIVLSFLRQAVGTQSMPPNQVIVSLALFLTFFVMLPTLREMQEKALAPWQRAEIADTEALGRAYDPLRRFMLRQTREKDLALFVGATGAARPQNPDDVPPQALLPAFLISELKTAFQMGFLIYVPFLILDMVVASVLTSMGMITLPPVLISLPFKLMLFVLVDGWNVLTGSLVQSFR
- a CDS encoding flagellar biosynthetic protein FliO, which produces MRELIRRVFRGVHGGESGAARIQLVTSRYLGAKRFLTLVEVDGERLLLGLAGDQVSLVARLGGTRGGTKDGGEQA
- the fliN gene encoding flagellar motor switch protein FliN — encoded protein: MADEMGTETGETPRNFELLLDIPLEVTVEIGRTRLPLRTLLQLGAGSVIELAKLAGEPLDVLVNGKPIARGEAVMVNDKFGVRLTDVISPSERLAGLK